One segment of Bacillus alkalisoli DNA contains the following:
- a CDS encoding metal-sensitive transcriptional regulator, whose translation MEYTDDMKVRLRRLEGQVRGVLRLMDEGKNCKEVVSQMSAVRNAADKAIAHIVATNLQQCIIEEQQNGGDTNKIVEEAIQLLVKSR comes from the coding sequence ATGGAATATACAGATGATATGAAGGTTCGTTTACGCCGGTTAGAAGGTCAAGTACGTGGCGTATTACGATTGATGGATGAAGGGAAAAACTGCAAAGAAGTAGTAAGCCAAATGTCAGCTGTACGTAATGCGGCTGATAAAGCAATTGCTCACATTGTTGCTACAAACTTACAACAGTGCATCATTGAAGAACAACAAAATGGTGGAGACACAAACAAAATAGTAGAAGAAGCAATTCAGTTATTAGTCAAAAGTAGGTAA
- the mreBH gene encoding rod-share determining protein MreBH: protein MFSTTEIGIDLGTANTLVYSKNKGIIFNEPSVVAIDLETKRVLAVGTEAKNMIGKTPGKIVAVRPLKDGVIADFDVTTSMLKQIMKQASKTIGFSIRKPSVVVCTPSGSTSVERRAIQDAVRNCGAKHVHLIEEPVAAAIGADLPVDEPVANVVVDIGGGTTEVAIISYGGVVSCNSIRVGGDQLDDDIIHHVRKRYNILIGERTAEQIKMEIGYALVEHAEITMEVRGRDLVTGLPKTIELQSTEIQKAIQESLLSILEAIRATLENCPPELSGDIVDRGVIITGGGALLNGMQEWLSNEIVVPVYLAPNPLESVAIGTGRSLSVIHKLQKAAT from the coding sequence ATGTTTTCAACTACTGAAATTGGAATTGATTTAGGAACAGCAAACACACTAGTTTATAGTAAAAATAAAGGTATTATATTTAATGAGCCTTCCGTTGTGGCAATTGATTTAGAAACGAAAAGAGTTCTAGCAGTTGGTACGGAAGCAAAAAACATGATTGGTAAAACGCCAGGCAAAATTGTGGCAGTTCGTCCACTAAAAGACGGAGTTATTGCCGATTTTGATGTTACAACAAGTATGTTAAAACAAATTATGAAACAAGCATCCAAAACAATTGGTTTCTCTATTCGTAAGCCAAGCGTTGTCGTTTGTACTCCTTCTGGCTCTACATCTGTAGAAAGAAGAGCGATTCAAGATGCGGTTAGAAACTGTGGAGCAAAACATGTGCATTTAATTGAGGAGCCAGTTGCGGCTGCAATTGGTGCTGATTTACCTGTAGATGAGCCGGTGGCAAACGTTGTAGTTGATATTGGTGGCGGTACAACAGAAGTTGCGATTATTTCTTATGGCGGCGTTGTATCTTGTAACTCGATTCGTGTAGGTGGCGATCAGTTAGATGATGATATTATTCATCATGTTCGTAAAAGATACAACATCTTAATTGGAGAAAGAACTGCTGAGCAAATTAAAATGGAAATTGGTTATGCACTTGTAGAGCATGCCGAGATTACGATGGAAGTTCGCGGACGTGACTTAGTGACAGGTTTACCAAAAACGATTGAACTTCAATCAACGGAAATTCAAAAGGCTATTCAAGAATCTTTACTATCTATTTTAGAAGCAATACGTGCAACATTAGAAAATTGTCCACCTGAATTAAGTGGTGATATCGTTGACCGTGGTGTAATCATTACTGGTGGCGGTGCATTACTAAATGGAATGCAAGAATGGTTAAGCAACGAAATTGTTGTGCCAGTTTACTTAGCGCCAAATCCGTTAGAATCAGTTGCGATCGGAACAGGTCGCTCGTTGTCGGTTATCCATAAATTGCAGAAGGCAGCTACTTAA
- a CDS encoding nitric oxide synthase oxygenase encodes MLQQKEQLWQLAEQFLTLCYKEQNLSDEQLQNRLKEVKCEIEETGTYKHFYEEVSHGAKMAWRNSNRCIGRLFWNSLHVIDERSLNTEKEIAKALIHHIEYGTNDGKIRPTLTIFRPEAIGGKQIRIWNHQLIRYAGYETENGVIGDSHSISFTKKCMELGWEGEGTNFDILPLVIQIDGQDPKWFAIPEDKVLRVPLTHPTMPAFEDLALQWYAVPIISEMKLEVGGIEYTAAPFNGWYMETEIGARNLADTSRYNMLPKVAELFQFDTSSNATLWRDRALIELNIAVLHSFKKYGVSIVDHHTAATQFKHFEEQEGAARRQVTGDWTWLIPPVSPATTHIFHKPYEDKVVSPNYFYQKAPC; translated from the coding sequence TTGCTTCAACAAAAAGAACAACTATGGCAACTGGCAGAACAATTTTTAACGCTTTGCTATAAAGAACAGAACTTATCAGATGAGCAATTACAAAATAGACTAAAAGAAGTAAAATGCGAAATCGAAGAAACAGGAACATACAAACATTTCTATGAAGAGGTATCGCACGGCGCAAAAATGGCTTGGCGTAACAGTAACCGTTGTATTGGCAGACTTTTTTGGAACTCTTTACACGTCATAGATGAACGTTCATTAAATACAGAAAAAGAGATTGCAAAAGCATTAATCCATCATATTGAATACGGAACGAATGATGGGAAAATCCGTCCGACCCTCACCATATTCCGTCCAGAAGCAATAGGTGGAAAACAAATTAGAATCTGGAACCACCAACTTATTCGCTATGCAGGGTATGAAACAGAAAATGGTGTGATTGGAGATAGTCATTCGATCTCTTTTACAAAAAAATGCATGGAGCTCGGTTGGGAAGGGGAAGGAACTAACTTTGACATTCTACCGTTAGTCATACAAATAGATGGACAAGATCCAAAGTGGTTTGCCATTCCAGAAGATAAAGTGTTGAGAGTTCCATTAACACATCCGACGATGCCCGCTTTCGAAGACTTAGCCTTACAATGGTATGCTGTACCGATTATTTCTGAAATGAAATTAGAAGTAGGTGGGATTGAATATACAGCAGCTCCATTTAACGGCTGGTATATGGAAACAGAGATAGGTGCAAGAAATTTAGCAGATACGTCCCGATATAATATGTTGCCTAAAGTAGCAGAACTTTTTCAGTTTGATACAAGTTCTAATGCAACTTTATGGAGAGACAGAGCATTGATAGAGCTTAATATTGCTGTTCTACATTCTTTTAAAAAGTACGGCGTTAGCATAGTTGATCACCATACAGCGGCAACACAATTTAAGCATTTTGAAGAACAAGAAGGAGCCGCGCGTCGTCAAGTAACAGGTGACTGGACATGGCTCATTCCGCCTGTATCTCCAGCAACAACGCATATTTTTCATAAACCGTATGAAGATAAAGTGGTATCACCTAATTATTTTTACCAAAAAGCTCCATGTTGA
- a CDS encoding 5-formyltetrahydrofolate cyclo-ligase, with product MTSENRSRKDEIRNKVWDKLTEEKLGRFPFPLHGRIPNFKGAEKAAHLVTTMPAYKEAKVVKVNPDSPQLPLRAQVLKDGKTLLVPTPRLKDGFIQVQPSWVPPGEERKAASLKNIMSYGKVTPLDQLPTIDMLVVGSVALHKDGRRLGKGEGYADREYAIIRELGNPEIPVVATIQSAQLVEEDIPKDEYDLSVDWIVTEKEILKTNSPYEKPTGIVWELVTEKEKEEMPVLNEIWQLKHVHK from the coding sequence ATGACTTCAGAGAATAGAAGCAGGAAAGATGAGATTCGAAATAAAGTGTGGGACAAGCTTACCGAAGAAAAGTTAGGAAGGTTTCCGTTTCCCTTACACGGTAGAATTCCAAATTTCAAAGGTGCGGAAAAAGCTGCGCATTTAGTGACAACGATGCCTGCTTATAAAGAAGCGAAAGTTGTAAAAGTAAATCCAGATTCCCCACAATTGCCATTAAGAGCCCAAGTACTCAAAGATGGAAAAACATTGCTCGTACCAACTCCAAGGTTAAAAGACGGATTTATTCAAGTGCAACCGTCATGGGTACCACCTGGGGAAGAAAGAAAAGCAGCCAGTCTAAAAAATATTATGTCATACGGAAAAGTTACACCACTCGACCAACTCCCAACGATTGACATGCTCGTAGTTGGATCTGTTGCACTACACAAAGACGGACGAAGGTTAGGAAAAGGAGAAGGGTATGCAGATAGAGAATATGCCATCATTCGCGAACTAGGAAATCCTGAAATCCCGGTCGTAGCAACCATTCAGAGTGCTCAACTTGTAGAAGAGGATATTCCAAAAGATGAATATGACTTATCTGTTGACTGGATCGTCACGGAGAAAGAAATTTTAAAAACGAATAGCCCTTATGAAAAACCAACAGGCATCGTATGGGAACTCGTAACAGAAAAAGAAAAAGAAGAAATGCCAGTTTTAAACGAAATTTGGCAACTGAAGCATGTTCATAAATAA
- a CDS encoding oligosaccharide flippase family protein yields the protein MRRFYKGVILLAIAAFLGESLEFVVNMLLANYLGEVGLGLYMSILPVIFLVVVISSMELPISVSKFVAAKEEKFHASMLYHAIKLTIVATIGMILIALIVLPNIPVFNQYHPFIKWAVILLIPIVSFASIVRGYFMGLHKMGTIAISNFLRKAIQLILLTIVYKLFHFPLDTSIFIAVCTLIVTELLVAIYLLSMFALQVRRLREKTAKSLIGRDVRKSLLEISIPTTSMRIFHSVSHAVQPFIIKIALLKAGLPEALALEQFGLLAGVALTIGFFPGFIAHSLLIVLIPTVSEAHAKKDFEKLRTILQQVMILTFVYGIPSVILFYYFAVPLTNIFFEFSLAANYLQLLWPYFLFHFFVIPMQAFLIGLGMIKDAFLHAIWSTIIGFSMILLLGSMQSLQMNGVIIGMNAGIVLLTLMHYLTICNKIGVTLWLRVPNFKGIPR from the coding sequence ATGAGAAGATTTTATAAAGGAGTTATTTTACTCGCCATCGCTGCTTTTCTTGGCGAAAGTTTAGAGTTCGTTGTTAACATGTTGCTAGCAAACTATTTAGGGGAAGTTGGACTAGGTCTTTACATGTCTATTCTGCCAGTCATTTTTCTCGTTGTCGTTATTTCTAGTATGGAATTGCCGATATCTGTATCGAAATTCGTCGCGGCCAAAGAAGAAAAATTTCATGCGAGTATGCTTTATCATGCAATAAAATTAACGATTGTTGCGACAATCGGAATGATACTCATCGCCCTCATTGTCTTACCAAACATTCCTGTATTTAATCAGTACCATCCATTTATTAAGTGGGCAGTCATTTTGCTTATCCCAATCGTTTCGTTTGCCTCCATCGTAAGAGGTTATTTTATGGGATTACATAAAATGGGGACCATTGCCATATCGAACTTTTTACGAAAAGCAATCCAACTAATCTTACTCACTATTGTCTATAAATTGTTCCACTTTCCATTAGATACGTCTATATTTATTGCCGTATGCACGTTAATCGTAACAGAGCTATTAGTCGCCATCTACTTATTATCAATGTTCGCCCTTCAAGTTCGAAGGTTACGAGAAAAAACTGCAAAATCTTTAATCGGACGAGATGTAAGAAAGAGTTTATTAGAAATTTCCATACCAACGACAAGCATGAGAATATTCCATTCTGTTTCACATGCTGTCCAGCCATTTATTATAAAAATAGCTTTACTAAAGGCTGGTTTACCAGAGGCTTTGGCATTAGAACAGTTCGGATTACTAGCTGGTGTTGCCCTTACAATTGGATTCTTCCCAGGGTTTATTGCGCATTCCTTACTAATCGTTCTTATCCCAACCGTTTCAGAAGCGCATGCAAAAAAAGACTTCGAGAAATTACGTACCATTTTACAACAAGTAATGATTCTTACTTTTGTATACGGAATTCCTTCCGTCATTTTGTTCTACTACTTTGCTGTACCACTTACAAACATATTTTTTGAGTTTTCACTTGCGGCCAACTACTTACAATTATTATGGCCATATTTCTTGTTTCACTTTTTTGTCATCCCGATGCAGGCATTCTTAATTGGTTTAGGGATGATTAAGGATGCATTCCTACATGCAATCTGGTCGACAATTATTGGCTTTTCGATGATATTGTTACTAGGCTCCATGCAGAGTTTACAAATGAATGGCGTCATTATTGGAATGAATGCGGGAATCGTTTTGCTCACACTCATGCATTATTTGACAATCTGCAACAAAATTGGTGTAACATTATGGTTAAGAGTGCCAAACTTCAAAGGTATCCCTAGATAG
- a CDS encoding TspO/MBR family protein yields MTFWLNLTAFMLVIFVNFLANALPLNGQTTGEISNRLEVLITPASFAFSIWGLIYFLLGVWVLRQAPKRRRNHPLYNETSLYFIISCILNSAWVICWHYELFMTTVVIMVGLLVTLIVLYKKLMERNAGFWDKVPFSIYLGWISVATIVNISYYLVFIGWDGWGISAPTWTVIMLVVATILAIVFRVEHADWVYPLVFVWAFFAIGVKNMEAYASVAYVAYALAAVIFIITILGRRKA; encoded by the coding sequence ATGACTTTTTGGTTAAACCTTACTGCTTTTATGCTAGTTATTTTTGTGAATTTTTTAGCGAACGCTTTACCTTTGAACGGGCAAACGACTGGTGAAATATCAAATAGGTTAGAAGTTTTAATCACACCAGCAAGTTTTGCGTTTAGTATTTGGGGGCTCATTTATTTCTTGCTTGGTGTTTGGGTGTTAAGGCAAGCTCCAAAACGTCGTCGCAATCATCCACTATATAATGAGACGAGTTTATATTTTATTATTAGCTGTATTTTAAATAGCGCATGGGTTATTTGCTGGCATTATGAACTGTTTATGACAACAGTTGTTATTATGGTTGGCTTGCTTGTTACGTTGATTGTTTTATATAAAAAGTTGATGGAAAGAAACGCGGGGTTTTGGGATAAAGTTCCTTTTTCTATCTATTTGGGCTGGATTAGCGTTGCAACGATTGTAAACATAAGTTACTATCTTGTTTTTATCGGTTGGGACGGTTGGGGTATTTCTGCTCCAACATGGACGGTTATTATGTTAGTTGTAGCTACGATCCTGGCGATTGTGTTTCGAGTTGAACATGCTGATTGGGTTTATCCGCTTGTGTTCGTTTGGGCATTTTTTGCAATCGGTGTGAAAAACATGGAAGCATATGCAAGCGTGGCGTACGTTGCGTATGCATTAGCTGCGGTTATTTTTATCATAACGATTTTAGGGAGAAGAAAGGCGTGA